DNA from Osmerus mordax isolate fOsmMor3 chromosome 2, fOsmMor3.pri, whole genome shotgun sequence:
attgtattttagattcccctaATTTTAGACCATTTTATTTTGTCCTCCATCGGTCTTGGTTGTGCCGGCCGTTAGGGTGTGTTGTTTCATGAGCCTTCTGGTTTCCTCACAGGCTGTGCGGGTCCGTAAACTAGCCCAGCAGATAGCCAGCTGTAAGCAGTGCATTGAGAggtcctccaccctcatcctgcAGGCTGACCACACCCTCAAGGAGACAGACCACACCCGCTTCCTCCAGACCGCCAAGAGCATCTGTGAGAGGtagtgatgatgataatgatgttgTTGATGAAGATGATAATGATTTAAATGAAAAAGATGATTGGGATCATTATAATGATGATCCTCATCATTAGAAAAATAATTGTCCGTATGATCATCATCGTTATGTTTTGCTTGTCTTCGCATGTCGTATATTCTGTGAGCCATAACCCTCTTGTGTTTCAGAGTGTCCATGGCAACAGCTTCATCTCAGATCCTGATCCCAGAGATCAACCTGAATGACACGTTTGATACGTTTGCTCTGGACTTCACCAGGGAGAAAAAAATGCTGGAGAGCTTGGATTACCTCACAGGTTCGTGCAGATTCAGCGATTAGATACAAATcaaacctccatctctcctggtgGTTTAAGTACCCCTCTTTAGGACAGATTGATAACCTAGTTTAACTTTGGAGAAGCTTCATTGCGTGTGCTGTGGTTACATTTTAGTATCTGGGCTAGAAGTGCTTCCTGGGGAGAAACTGCTCTCAAGCTTAAATTGCAGTTTGGGCATCATCTCCAGAGAAGTGAAATCGTTTGTGATTGTCCTGGTTTTTCCAGCATACTCTGTGGGGTGTCTTTGGTTCAAGCCCAGATGCAATGGCTTTTATCACTCAGCTAGAGTAAAAGTCTTCCACAAGGTTATGTGTGGCTCATTTACTGCCTGTGGAAATATGTTGGGATTCCTATATGCTTCCCTTATCTCTTACACAGCATTGTCCAGTGATTATTGgacaggggggtcagatggctgagcggttagggagtcgggctattaatcagaaggttgttggttcgattctggccgtgacaaatgacgttgtgtccttgggcaaggcacttcaccttactttcctcggggagaatgtccctgtacttactgtaagtcgctctggataagagcgtctgctaaatgtaaatgtaatgtaaatgtaaattattatcCCAGCTGTAGATCATTGTCATGCAATGACATCATGAAATGTTTCCATTTGTCTGTCACAGCTCCTAATCCACCAATAATCCGAGAGGAGTTATGTACAGCATCCTATGACACCATAACGGTCCACTGGACGTCAGATGACGAGTTTTGTGTTGTTTCCTATGAACTGCAATATGCCATCTTCACCGGGCAAGCCAATGTTGTCAGTAAGTACACCAAACTATTtccctgtgtatctgtgttacaCAAATATGTAAAGTGTTCAAAAGTAGTATCTCTGAGGGGGCGGTGGTCGAAAAATGCTAGAGTCTACTGTAAATTGTTCTGGGGCTTTAGATTATataaaacatttttcccaaaagGGGAAGAGCAGTAGTAAATAGATTATCTTCTATAGAGTCTTAGATAATGAGGTATTGGAAGTTACCCCTGTGTTTCTCTGGCACAAGGTAATCTAGGTCAGAGTATAGATTTAGTCATAGTGGATTCCACTCCAGATGACAGACTGGATAGACCCGTTCTACTGCTGTTAATGGCTGACCCCCGTAACACTGCCTGAGCATGTTCAATCACGCCCGTCTTCCACCCCAATGGACAAGCATACTACATAGGATATGCAGTGCAAATTGTCTGTGATGGGTCATGCATTTCTCACAGATATAACAGCTTTGGGAGGTTATTCCATATGTAATGTGCCACTGTTTTGAAAAGCTGAGCCAAGGATGTCCTTATCTTGACATTGCAACAATATTGTGTTTTCTAATATGATGGATTCATCTGACTGCTGATGTAGGTACATGGAGGTCTTGACTTTAACGTCATGGATGTGACTGTTCATTGTCTAGGTTTGTGTAACTCAGCCGATAGTTGGATGATAGTTCCCAACATCAAACAAAACCACTACACTGTGCATGGGCTCCAGTGTGGCACCAAGTACATCTTCATCGTCAAGGCCATCAATCAAGCGGGAAGCCGCAGCAGTGATCCTGGGAAGCTCAAGACCAACAGTACGTCTGCATGCATGTCCAACCAGCTTAGCGTCAATCTACTATCCTGCATCTTTCATTCAATTGTTTAGCATTATTTCCTCTCATCGTTGCCTCTTCACAGGCCAGCCCTTCAAGCTGGACCCCAAATCTGCTCACAGGAAGCTGAAGGTATCCCATGACAACCTGAccgtggagagagatgagacttCATCCAAGAAGAGCCACGCCCAAGACCGCTTCACCAGCCAGGGCAGCTACGGTGTCACAGCCAACGTGTTCATCGACAGCGGCCGCCACTACTGGGAGGCCCTGATAGGAGGAAGCACATGGTAAGGACATCCAGCTTGTCTTGTGTACAAACACATAGGTATAACTCAGGTATAACAcatagggtcagatggctgagcggttagggaatcgggctattaatcagaaggttgcaggttcgattcttcgccgtgcaaaatgacgttgtgtccttgggcaaggcacttcaccctacttgccttgggggaatatccctgtacttggtgtaagtcgctctggataagagcgtctgctaaatgactaaatgtaaatgtaatgtaaatgtataaaaacATATCCCTATCTGTATGTGAATATTCTCCATGCTCAACCGGTGTGTGACAAGATCTACAACTGCTCTCCCTGATCTCGACCAGGTTTGCTGTGGGCATCGCTTACAAGTCGGCACCCAAACACGAGTGGGTGGGTAAGAACTCAGCCACCTGGGTACTGTCTCGCTGCAACAACTCCTGGGTGGTTCGCCACAACAGTAAGGAGATGCCCATCGAGCCCTCTCCTCACTTGCGGCGTGTGGGGGTGTTACTGGACTACGACGCCGGCTCGCTGTCCTTCTACGACGCCGTGGGGTCACAGCACCTTTACACTTTCGACATTGCCTTTGCCCAGCCCGTTTGTCCGGTGTTTAATGTCTGGAACAAGTGTTTAACGGTCCTAACTGGACTGCCTATCCCAGACCACCTGGAGGGGACAGACTGTCAAGACTAATAAGACACACCCATGCAAATGGGACAGACTGACCACTTCCACTGCTGGCTGACTGGGTTTCACTCATGGTGTACTGGTCAAGCCAGATCAAAGTCATGGCTTTAGATAATCTATAATCAAGCTCTTAGAGGGGTAAATTAATTTTTGCGAATTATTTATGGGAATGATTTATTGAATTTCCACATACCGCATAGATGTATGGTTTTGTTTTGCACATTCATGTACACAACTGCAGTACATGTTTGCttggtgtttttttgttggtcAGATTACTGGGAGAATGTGGATAATATCGAGTGAGACTTGTCTTCGTTCAACCCTAAGAAAATTGTACTTGATTTTCACACTTTAAATACTCTTATGAACCATTTCCCATGTGTCAGTTCTTAGCAGCATGCTGATAAACCTTTTAAATGTAATCTGTTGATTTTGACATGTTAAGAACTCAATTTTGGTAGAGCAGTAATAACACTCATCTACCCTCTTTAGTTCTTCTCAGTTGTATCAATATCTACCCTGTTTTATGTTTAAAGATTATTTTTGGACATGTacaatgtaacatttatattcaaataataaaatgtcttgtaaatgtatacatttgAATTTTCTGCACTTTCAAACCCTAAGAACctaaggcacagacacacagcggcCAATGTAAAAGTTTATTGAGTTTGTCACCAgctctttataaaaaaaatactataaTGTTAAAGAATATTATCTTTGATTATTTGACAAATGTAAAGGTCACATACAATTGCACTGGagaattatttattatttgtaaTTAAATACACTGTGCAATTTCAATATAAATGTGAGGCAAAAGAAAACTTTCATTTGTTTCCATTCGACACTTATTACAATTTGAataatccatttgtttatttctCTTTGTCCTTATAAACTGGATGCCATAAATGTTGTTGAGATTAAACTTTTTTTCTGAaattgtgttttcatttgtcaaaaatgtaataaaacagCACCATCCAATCATCTGTAATTCAGAATATGTGTTATGCGTCACAAAATCATGATGCTTAGGGTGAAGTTGAGTTACTTTACTCAGcattaaagaaaataaattatTCCCATACACAAATTATGTAAAACATTATCCAGTAGGCAGATTGTGCTGTTGTGGATTCTGGTGGCATGTGTTTAATTCCTAACACCACAATGTGAGAAATATATGTCACTACTTCTCTAAAAGCCCACTCAAGTGCCAAACAACACTTGAAGTGTGACATGATTTCCACTGACAGCGTTTTTTGTCCTCTAGTAAGATGGCTTGAAGACCACTAGAGCTCCTTTCAAGATAAGTAGACCACAAAAAATATATGAACTCTGTCTGACCTTCTGGTCAGACACCCCCGAGACATGGATCCTGACAGAGTCTGAGTGCATAGCTATTGCCTGTTACAGTTGAGGCCAAACTGACCTTTATGGTTTGATTGGGGGCATGATGAACTGCATAAGCATTTTCTGCAAAAAGCAGGAAGCAATGAACAAAAAACATGCTGTGTGAGCAAACCAGACAAACACAAATTGAAACACTAATGGTATTAGACACTGTAAAAATAGCTGGACGGGTTTCACCAGATGAGGTACTGGTCATCAAGATAACATTAGGTATTCAGATGTCTGTTTAAACACAAGTTATTTCCTTTACAAATGATTGGATTTCAAATGCAAGTACATAATTACTAAGAACTGAGAGAACATGACGTTTTACACGCAAACTGATACAGAAAGGGGTTCATAACATTTATGCTTCGAGGCTGTTAAGCATTGATGGTGTTCTAATCTTCTTATAAATTCATGAAATACTGTATTTTAAAATCATACAATTTGTATAATCTTTTCCAGATCACAATTATTATAATGTTTTATGCACAGAAGAAaggcaacaaaaaaatacataacaATACACTGAATCTTTAATTTTATGTTGCTTTTTACCTCAACATGTTTTAACACAACAGAGAACATGAAATTCATAATCACAGATGTCTAACCCTCACATATTTTGGTTTAGTTGTTTTCAGTTTA
Protein-coding regions in this window:
- the mid1 gene encoding E3 ubiquitin-protein ligase Midline-1: METLESELTCPICLELFEDPLLLPCAHSLCFNCAHRILVSHCTPNEPVQSINAFQCPTCRYVITLNQRGLEGLKRNVTLQNIIDRYHKASLSGPNSPSETRRQRAAPDHGTAMTSPSDRVQCQFCEQDPPQDAVKTCVTCEVSYCEECLKATHPNKKPFTGHRLIEPLPDSHVRGLMCLEHQDEKVNMYCVTDEQLICALCKLVGRHRDHQVAALSDRYEKLKQALDTNLSNLIKRNNELETLMGKLIQTCQHVEVNASRQENKLLEECDQLIDIIQQRRQIIGTKIKEGKAVRVRKLAQQIASCKQCIERSSTLILQADHTLKETDHTRFLQTAKSICERVSMATASSQILIPEINLNDTFDTFALDFTREKKMLESLDYLTAPNPPIIREELCTASYDTITVHWTSDDEFCVVSYELQYAIFTGQANVVSLCNSADSWMIVPNIKQNHYTVHGLQCGTKYIFIVKAINQAGSRSSDPGKLKTNSQPFKLDPKSAHRKLKVSHDNLTVERDETSSKKSHAQDRFTSQGSYGVTANVFIDSGRHYWEALIGGSTWFAVGIAYKSAPKHEWVGKNSATWVLSRCNNSWVVRHNSKEMPIEPSPHLRRVGVLLDYDAGSLSFYDAVGSQHLYTFDIAFAQPVCPVFNVWNKCLTVLTGLPIPDHLEGTDCQD